A genomic window from Silurus meridionalis isolate SWU-2019-XX chromosome 21, ASM1480568v1, whole genome shotgun sequence includes:
- the LOC124375419 gene encoding IgGFc-binding protein-like isoform X1 gives MGITFFLLCIGILNANAVSGCQIGQEFITAFMPNYIGNDGQAKPTLTITAQQAVAAVTVEIKGLNYKQSIIIEKGSTKYITLPDKAEIYEDGVSTKTVLITSNTDISVVSSHIKPFTGDSSVIFPSTQLGKSHIAFTPEGGPFNSIVTIVNGKDENTISILPYSNLLLKNKIVLQRGVRMPVKLAPFQTYLLRSEKTLTGTRIDSQLPVAVLAGHECLSLVGTCEHVYEQLVPIELLSDEYLVPAMHPLLIGQDTIHIVATEDNTDVTVYHGLFPQQKSLRAGELLNVLINMPSVVRSNKKVMVMYSSTNIPYDEFLTNIIPVSQMSNSWTVYTQDNYENFAIVVSEVDDKNTLFSFLNWNVFPANKKYSWSIKPLGNKKGAIIISANLRQAVYVYGGQERVGYATTGVCTAPTPISPPKDPCESVKCNWREECRKGVCVPGSTATCWAVGDPHYKTFDGKLFDFQGTCTYTMSTTLKTDNGRVPFTILAKNNNRGSNRVSYVRTVSVNVYNYTISVNKEKGDIWVNGESTHLPVRLANGKLEVVQHGANSLIRTDFGLEVKYDWNMMLYITLPSFYAGSLGGLCGNYNGDLTDEQLDKNGTKLSTVLDLGKSWKVSDGDLFCRDDCEGKCLVCQPDLKDKYDGDKYCGLMVKANGPFAACNKIVDPSVYIDNCVYDVCINKGIRSFLCDNMRTYADACMAAGVKIDPWRTLAECPLQCPENSHYEPCGSACAASCADREAPNNCQKPCVEGCQCNNGSVLSGNKCVPLAQCGCNYENRYYLPAQIFWGDQTCTKTCTCSSGQVSCKPTKCKVTEECKIQNGVRDCYPLSYGHCMGSGDPHYLTFDGKRFDFQVLAHITFLNW, from the exons atggGGATTACATTTTTTCTACTCTGCATTGGCATTCTAAATGCAAATG CAGTCAGTGGTTGCCAAATAGGCCAGGAGTTCATCACTGCCTTCATGCCTAATTATATAGGCAATGATGGCCAAGCCAAACCCACACTCACCATCACAGCCCAACAGGCCGTAGCTGCTGTCACAGTCGAAATCAAGGGGCTGAATTACAAACAATCAATAATCATAGAGAAAGGCTCTACCAAATACATCACGCTCCCAGACAAGGCTGAGATTTACGAAGATGGGGTCTCAACCAAAACAGTGCTGATTACCTCTAATACAGACATCTCAGTGGTGTCTTCTCACATCAAACCATTTACTGGAGACAGCAGTGTGATCTTCCCTAGTACCCAACTTGGCAAAAGCCACATTGCCTTCACTCCCGAAGGAGGTCCTTTTAATAGCATTGTGACTATCGTCAACGGCAAGGATGAAAACACAATTAGTATTTTGCCATATTCAAACCTCCTGCTTAAAAACAAGATAGTCTTGCAGCGAGGGGTAAGGATGCCTGTTAAACTCGCTCCTTTTCAGACATATCTGCTTCGAAGTGAGAAGACCTTAACAGGAACTCGGATCGATTCTCAGCTCCCTGTAGCAGTTCTAGCAGGACACGAGTGCTTGAGCCTCGTCGGCACCTGTGAGCATGTCTATGAACAGCTTGTGCCAATAGAGTTGCTCTCCGATGAGTATCTAGTCCCTGCCATGCATCCCTTGCTGATTGGACAGGACACAATCCATATTGTTGCAACTGAGGACAACACCGACGTGACCGTTTATCATGGTCTATTCCCCCAGCAAAAGTCACTTCGTGCTGGAGAGCTTCTGAATGTCTTGATTAATATGCCATCAGTAGTCCGAAGCAATAAAAAAGTTATGGTTATGTATTCCAGCACCAACATTCCCTATGATGAGTTCCTGACTAACATCATTCCTGTATCACAGATGTCCAATTCGTGGACTGTTTATACACAAGATAATTACGAGAATTTTGCTATTGTTGTGTCAGAGGTGGACGATAAAAATACTCTTTTCAGTTTCTTGAATTGGAATGTTTTTCCTGCAAACAAGAAATATTCATGGTCTATAAAACCACTTGGTAACAAAAAAGGCGCTATAATCATATCTGCGAACTTACGACAGGCTGTCTATGTTTACGGTGGACAAGAGAGAGTTGGCTATGCCACAACAGGAGTGTGCACTG CACCTACTCCAATTTCACCTCCAAAAGATCCCTGCGAATCTGTTAAATGCAATTGGAGAGAGGAGTGCAGGAAGGGTGTCTGTGTCCCAGGTAGCACAGCAACATGTTGGGCCGTTGGCGATCCACACTACAAAACATTCGATGGGAAGCTATTCGATTTCCAGGGCACTTGCACCTACACCATGAGCACTACTTTAAAAACTGACAATGGCCGTGTCCCCTTTACAATTTTGGCAAAGAATAATAACAGAGGGAGTAATCGGGTGTCCTATGTGAGAACTGTATCAGTCAATGTGTACAATTATACAATCTCTGTCAACAAGGAAAAAGGTGACATTTGG GTGAATGGTGAATCTACTCACCTGCCTGTACGTCTAGCAAATGGAAAGTTAGAAGTGGTACAACATGGTGCTAATTCACTTATAAGAACAGACTTTGGATTAGAGGTAAAATATGACTGGAACATGATGCTATACATAACATTGCCCAGCTTCTATGCTGGGTCACTTGGTGGACTTTGTGGAAACTACAATGGAGACTTGACAGATGAGCAATTAGACAAGAATGGAACGAAactctccactgtcctggattTGGGCAAGAGCTGGAAAGTTTCAGATGGTGACTTGTTTTGCCGTGATGACTGCGAGGGCAAGTGCCTCGTCTGCCAACCTGACCTTAAAGATAAATATGATGGAGACAAGTATTGTGGTCTCATGGTAAAAGCAAATGGACCATTTGCCGCATGCAATAAGATTGTTGACCCAAGTGTATACATAGACaattgtgtgtatgatgtgtgcaTCAATAAAGGCATCAGAAGTTTCCTTTGTGACAACATGCGGACCTACGCTGATGCTTGCATGGCTGCCGGAGTAAAGATAGATCCATGGAGGACATTGGCTGAGTGCC CATTGCAATGCCCAGAAAACAGTCACTATGAGCCATGTGGATCTGCATGTGCTGCCTCCTGTGCGGATCGAGAGGCCCCGAACAATTGTCAAAAGCCTTGCGTCGAGGGCTGCCAGTGCAATAATGGTTCTGTCCTTAGTGGGAACAAATGCGTGCCACTGGCGCAATGCGGCTGCAATTACGAGAACCGCTATTACCTTCCTGCTCAAATATTCTGGGGTGACCAGACATGCACTAAAACATGCACCTGTAGTTCAGGGCAGGTCAGTTGTAAACCCACAAAGTGCAAGGTTACCGAAGAGTGTAAAATCCAGAACGGTGTGCGGGATTGTTACCCTCTATCCTATGGCCATTGCATGGGAAGTGGTGATCCACACTATTTAACATTTGATGGGAAGCGCTTTGATTTCCAGGTACTTGCACATATTACCTTTCTAAATTGGTGA
- the LOC124375419 gene encoding IgGFc-binding protein-like isoform X2, translating into MPDGRQAPSDEKFVDSWQQIQEGLLCHTGCPAGSNCSKPETGGQKVDNNECKVLTLENGPFSNCYSKIPPSPFYEECANDTTSHPEDKTLVCRYIQNYLVQCQQAGISVNSWRNATFCPMTCATNSHYELCADTCTSTCASLTIPPSCSNCLEGCQCDDGFVFDGGDCKPIEDCGCLVKGIYYKSGESVVRGDCIEICSCKSGQFSCKSMSCKEDEVCRQKDGVSTCVHDPCGKKKCREKEQCLERDNAAVCVANSKVSCKVIGDPYYETFDGAKFSFQGTCSYILAKTSGVDKNLTEFSIINKNALAQSTHRGAYIKVVTMKFSGHEIVVIQHERNKVTIDGKEYPLPASLDSDRIKITQSGIRGYLVTDFGLEVTFDWGEFFMVTVSSSYYKNLAGMCGTYNGNPSDDFTTPTGVAAAHNTEWGQSWSVPDNDPNCWHFPPCSDEEKNKYSGLNFCGLLEDKTGPFASCNNTVQLGQFAYSCLFTTCFTHGNHNEFCKIMNSYADNCKWANTDVSPQWQQITNCT; encoded by the exons ATGCCTGATGGTAGACAAGCCCCCTCCGATGAGAAATTTGTGGATTCTTGGCAGCAGATTCAAGAAGGATTGCTCTGTCACACTGGGTGTCCAGCAGGCTCCAACTGCTCAAAACCTGAAACAGGAGGCCAGAAGGTTGATAACAATGAGTGCAAGGTCCTAACATTGGAAAATGGCCCATTCTCCAATTGTTACTCCAAAATACCACCTTCACCATTTTATGAAGAATGTGCAAATGATACCACATCACATCCAGAGGATAAGACACTTGTTTGCCGGTATATCCAAAACTATTTGGTTCAGTGTCAGCAAGCTGGAATCTCTGTTAACAGCTGGAGGAATGCAACCTTCTGTC CAATGACCTGTGCTACTAACAGTCACTATGAACTATGTGCCGACACTTGCACGTCAACTTGTGCCAGCCTTACCATTCCACCAAGTTGTTCAAATTGTCTTGAAGGCTGCCAGTGTGACGATGGCTTTGTTTTTGATGGTGGTGACTGTAAACCTATAGAAGATTGTGGTTGCTTGGTGAAAGGAATATATTACAAG TCTGGGGAGTCAGTAGTCAGAGGAGACTGTATAGAAATATGCAGCTGTAAGTCTGGACAGTTCTCTTGTAAGTCCATGTCTTGTAAAGAAGACGAAGTGTGTCGCCAGAAGGACGGTGTTTCAACATGCGTTCATG ATccctgtggcaagaaaaaatgCCGTGAGAAAGAGCAGTGTTTGGAGAGGGACAATGCAGCAGTCTGTGTGGCCAACTCGAAGGTCTCATGCAAAGTTATTGGAGATCCTTACTATGAAACTTTCGATGGAGCAAAGTTTTCTTTCCAGGGCACCTGTTCATACATTTTGGCTAAGACATCAGGTGTGGACAAAAACCTCACAGAGTTCTCCATCATCAACAAAAACGCACTTGCCCAGAGTACACATAGAGGTGCTTACATAAAGGTAGTTACCATGAAGTTCTCAGGCCACGAAATCGTCGTTATTCAACATGAACGCAACAAAGTGACC ATTGATGGTAAAGAATACCCACTGCCTGCGAGTCTGGATTCTGACCGCATCAAGATAACTCAGTCAGGAATAAGGGGATACCTGGTGACAGACTTTGGTTTGGAGGTCACTTTTGACTGGGGCGAGTTCTTCATGGTGACCGTGTCCAGTAGCTACTATAAGAACTTAGCAGGCATGTGCGGAACCTATAATGGCAACCCCAGTGATGACTTCACAACACCGACGGGCGTTGCTGCCGCACACAACACTGAGTGGGGGCAGTCATGGAGTGTTCCTGATAACGACCCCAATTGCTGGCACTTCCCCCCATGCTctgatgaagaaaagaacaagtACAGTGGACTGAATTTCTGTGGTTTGCTCGAAGACAAAACTGGGCCGTTTGCTAGCTGCAACAATACTGTTCAATTGGGCCAGTTTGCATACAGCTGTCTTTTTACTACGTGTTTCACACACGGAAACCATAATGAGTTCTGCAAGATCATGAATTCTTATGCAGACAACTGCAAGTGGGCAAACACTGATGTGTCTCCACAGTGGCAGCAGATTACTAACTGCA CCTAA